In Strigops habroptila isolate Jane chromosome 6, bStrHab1.2.pri, whole genome shotgun sequence, a single genomic region encodes these proteins:
- the GFRAL gene encoding GDNF family receptor alpha-like isoform X3 encodes MAALLCLVLFMYFTSISTAQTTDCLHLREQCINAANGCESVWNVVEDVCNISVLGNRCKAEDAIGCNRIIQVLADEYPEFKNCVCTSDDFCSITTLLGKQCSIDKEYLETSSRSDTELSFRQHGNPKDQGHPEELENDCSIAKQRCLEDPYCFLVYKSFQRACQADTEKCMLPMVNQACLPVWKELRKTVLGECKCSEPLQMRCIKVWKEIFNNPCLQYSQESQASAASKNDDDDDDDNDDDDDVDDEKNQDTDTDNISTATKLQWSLSALYKQAYTANSTCLDVNKECVEDEVCNKQLSLYLKACSVNKKCNMEECQAALRFFYQNMPFEVAQMMTFCDCTQPDESCHRAKELLHGKPCAVTAVPSPSCLNVIHMCEENDFCRKKYTAFRSKCWRHVTKKCYSDEACLETLIKDDMPCSANTDCKAAYISNWGTMLRVKCTCQNLPATEHSLCKLFQHMLHSKSCFSALRQISIKKKGFHWVNTEMPGEKLSRAQLHSSSINGETVYIIAYSSCIVLILGTVLLTLLKIRSTDLS; translated from the exons TTCTAGGTAATAGATGCAAGGCAGAAGATGCTATTGGATGTAATAGAATCATCCAGGTCCTGGCTGACGAATACCCAGAATTTAAAAACTGTGTCTGCACTTCAGATGATTTCTGTAGCATCACAACTTTGCTTGGGAAACAGTGCAGCATTGATAAAG AATATTTGGAAACTTCCTCAAGATCAGATACTGAACTGAGTTTTAGGCAACACGGAAACCCCAAAGACCAAGGACACCCAGAAGAATTAGAGAACGACTGCAGCATTGCAAAACAACGCTGTCTAGAGGACCCTTACTGCTTTTTAGTATATAAGAGCTTCCAGCGGGCATGCCAGGCagacacagaaaaatgcatgcTCCCGATGGTCAACCAGGCATGTTTGCCAGTGTGGAAAGAGCTGAGGAAAACAGTGCTGGGAGAGTGCAAGTGCTCGGAGCCACTTCAGATGAGATGTATTAAAGTATGGAAGGAAATATTTAACAACCCTTGTTTACAATACTCTCAAGAGAGCCAAGCTTCAGCAGCTAGtaaaaatgatgatgatgatgatgatgacaacgatgatgatgatgatgttgaTGATGAGAAAAATCAGGACACTGACACAG aCAATATTAGTACAGCAACAAAATTACAATGGAGTTTATCTGCTCTCTATAAACAAG CATACACAGCAAACAGCACCTGCTTGGATGTGAATAAAGAGTGCGTTGAAGATGAAGTATGTAACAAACAGTTGTCACTGTATCTTAAGGCTTGCTCAGTAAATAAGAAGTGCAACATGGAAGAATGTCAAGCAGCCCTAAGGTTCTTCTATCAAAATATGCCTTTTGAAGTTGCCCAAATGATGACATTTTGTGATTGTACCCAGCCTGATGAATCCTGCCACAGAGccaaagaacttcttcatggCAAGCCCTGTGCAGTTACTGCAGTTCCATCCCCATCATGTCTGAACGTAATCCACATGTGTGAAGAGAATGACTTTTGCAG gaaaaaatacacagcttttCGGTCAAAATGTTGGAGACATGTGACAAAAAAATGCTACAGTGATGAAGCTTGCCTTGAAACTTTAATCAAAGATGACATGCCCTGTTCTGCAAACACTGATTGCAAAGCAGCCTACATTAGCAATTGGGGCACAATGCTGCGTGTCAAGTGTACCTGCCAGAATTTACCTGCCACAGAGCACTCTTTGTGCAAGCTCTTCCAGCACATGCTTCACAGCAAATCCTGCTTCAGCGCATTAC GTCAAATTTCCATTAAGAAGAAAGGTTTTCATTGGGTAAATACAGAAATGCcaggagaaaagctttccagAGCACAGCTCCATTCTTCTTCAATTAATG GTGAAACAGTCTACATTATTGCCTATTCCTCCTGCATAGTTCTCATCTTAGGAACAGTCCTATTGACTCTCCTAAAGATCAG ATCCACAGATCTGTCCTGA
- the GFRAL gene encoding GDNF family receptor alpha-like isoform X2: MAALLCLVLFMYFTSISTAQTTDCLHLREQCINAANGCESVWNVVEDVCNISGNRCKAEDAIGCNRIIQVLADEYPEFKNCVCTSDDFCSITTLLGKQCSIDKEYLETSSRSDTELSFRQHGNPKDQGHPEELENDCSIAKQRCLEDPYCFLVYKSFQRACQADTEKCMLPMVNQACLPVWKELRKTVLGECKCSEPLQMRCIKVWKEIFNNPCLQYSQESQASAASKNDDDDDDDNDDDDDVDDEKNQDTDTDNISTATKLQWSLSALYKQAYTANSTCLDVNKECVEDEVCNKQLSLYLKACSVNKKCNMEECQAALRFFYQNMPFEVAQMMTFCDCTQPDESCHRAKELLHGKPCAVTAVPSPSCLNVIHMCEENDFCRKKYTAFRSKCWRHVTKKCYSDEACLETLIKDDMPCSANTDCKAAYISNWGTMLRVKCTCQNLPATEHSLCKLFQHMLHSKSCFSALRQISIKKKGFHWVNTEMPGEKLSRAQLHSSSINGETVYIIAYSSCIVLILGTVLLTLLKIRACRTKHESRSPSPDHSSETFMVHYKSHI; encoded by the exons GTAATAGATGCAAGGCAGAAGATGCTATTGGATGTAATAGAATCATCCAGGTCCTGGCTGACGAATACCCAGAATTTAAAAACTGTGTCTGCACTTCAGATGATTTCTGTAGCATCACAACTTTGCTTGGGAAACAGTGCAGCATTGATAAAG AATATTTGGAAACTTCCTCAAGATCAGATACTGAACTGAGTTTTAGGCAACACGGAAACCCCAAAGACCAAGGACACCCAGAAGAATTAGAGAACGACTGCAGCATTGCAAAACAACGCTGTCTAGAGGACCCTTACTGCTTTTTAGTATATAAGAGCTTCCAGCGGGCATGCCAGGCagacacagaaaaatgcatgcTCCCGATGGTCAACCAGGCATGTTTGCCAGTGTGGAAAGAGCTGAGGAAAACAGTGCTGGGAGAGTGCAAGTGCTCGGAGCCACTTCAGATGAGATGTATTAAAGTATGGAAGGAAATATTTAACAACCCTTGTTTACAATACTCTCAAGAGAGCCAAGCTTCAGCAGCTAGtaaaaatgatgatgatgatgatgatgacaacgatgatgatgatgatgttgaTGATGAGAAAAATCAGGACACTGACACAG aCAATATTAGTACAGCAACAAAATTACAATGGAGTTTATCTGCTCTCTATAAACAAG CATACACAGCAAACAGCACCTGCTTGGATGTGAATAAAGAGTGCGTTGAAGATGAAGTATGTAACAAACAGTTGTCACTGTATCTTAAGGCTTGCTCAGTAAATAAGAAGTGCAACATGGAAGAATGTCAAGCAGCCCTAAGGTTCTTCTATCAAAATATGCCTTTTGAAGTTGCCCAAATGATGACATTTTGTGATTGTACCCAGCCTGATGAATCCTGCCACAGAGccaaagaacttcttcatggCAAGCCCTGTGCAGTTACTGCAGTTCCATCCCCATCATGTCTGAACGTAATCCACATGTGTGAAGAGAATGACTTTTGCAG gaaaaaatacacagcttttCGGTCAAAATGTTGGAGACATGTGACAAAAAAATGCTACAGTGATGAAGCTTGCCTTGAAACTTTAATCAAAGATGACATGCCCTGTTCTGCAAACACTGATTGCAAAGCAGCCTACATTAGCAATTGGGGCACAATGCTGCGTGTCAAGTGTACCTGCCAGAATTTACCTGCCACAGAGCACTCTTTGTGCAAGCTCTTCCAGCACATGCTTCACAGCAAATCCTGCTTCAGCGCATTAC GTCAAATTTCCATTAAGAAGAAAGGTTTTCATTGGGTAAATACAGAAATGCcaggagaaaagctttccagAGCACAGCTCCATTCTTCTTCAATTAATG GTGAAACAGTCTACATTATTGCCTATTCCTCCTGCATAGTTCTCATCTTAGGAACAGTCCTATTGACTCTCCTAAAGATCAG agccTGCAGAACAAAACATGAGTCAAGAAGTCCCTCGCCAGACCATTCTTCTGAAACATTTATGGTCCATTATAAAAGTCACATATGA
- the GFRAL gene encoding GDNF family receptor alpha-like isoform X1 has product MAALLCLVLFMYFTSISTAQTTDCLHLREQCINAANGCESVWNVVEDVCNISVLGNRCKAEDAIGCNRIIQVLADEYPEFKNCVCTSDDFCSITTLLGKQCSIDKEYLETSSRSDTELSFRQHGNPKDQGHPEELENDCSIAKQRCLEDPYCFLVYKSFQRACQADTEKCMLPMVNQACLPVWKELRKTVLGECKCSEPLQMRCIKVWKEIFNNPCLQYSQESQASAASKNDDDDDDDNDDDDDVDDEKNQDTDTDNISTATKLQWSLSALYKQAYTANSTCLDVNKECVEDEVCNKQLSLYLKACSVNKKCNMEECQAALRFFYQNMPFEVAQMMTFCDCTQPDESCHRAKELLHGKPCAVTAVPSPSCLNVIHMCEENDFCRKKYTAFRSKCWRHVTKKCYSDEACLETLIKDDMPCSANTDCKAAYISNWGTMLRVKCTCQNLPATEHSLCKLFQHMLHSKSCFSALRQISIKKKGFHWVNTEMPGEKLSRAQLHSSSINGETVYIIAYSSCIVLILGTVLLTLLKIRACRTKHESRSPSPDHSSETFMVHYKSHI; this is encoded by the exons TTCTAGGTAATAGATGCAAGGCAGAAGATGCTATTGGATGTAATAGAATCATCCAGGTCCTGGCTGACGAATACCCAGAATTTAAAAACTGTGTCTGCACTTCAGATGATTTCTGTAGCATCACAACTTTGCTTGGGAAACAGTGCAGCATTGATAAAG AATATTTGGAAACTTCCTCAAGATCAGATACTGAACTGAGTTTTAGGCAACACGGAAACCCCAAAGACCAAGGACACCCAGAAGAATTAGAGAACGACTGCAGCATTGCAAAACAACGCTGTCTAGAGGACCCTTACTGCTTTTTAGTATATAAGAGCTTCCAGCGGGCATGCCAGGCagacacagaaaaatgcatgcTCCCGATGGTCAACCAGGCATGTTTGCCAGTGTGGAAAGAGCTGAGGAAAACAGTGCTGGGAGAGTGCAAGTGCTCGGAGCCACTTCAGATGAGATGTATTAAAGTATGGAAGGAAATATTTAACAACCCTTGTTTACAATACTCTCAAGAGAGCCAAGCTTCAGCAGCTAGtaaaaatgatgatgatgatgatgatgacaacgatgatgatgatgatgttgaTGATGAGAAAAATCAGGACACTGACACAG aCAATATTAGTACAGCAACAAAATTACAATGGAGTTTATCTGCTCTCTATAAACAAG CATACACAGCAAACAGCACCTGCTTGGATGTGAATAAAGAGTGCGTTGAAGATGAAGTATGTAACAAACAGTTGTCACTGTATCTTAAGGCTTGCTCAGTAAATAAGAAGTGCAACATGGAAGAATGTCAAGCAGCCCTAAGGTTCTTCTATCAAAATATGCCTTTTGAAGTTGCCCAAATGATGACATTTTGTGATTGTACCCAGCCTGATGAATCCTGCCACAGAGccaaagaacttcttcatggCAAGCCCTGTGCAGTTACTGCAGTTCCATCCCCATCATGTCTGAACGTAATCCACATGTGTGAAGAGAATGACTTTTGCAG gaaaaaatacacagcttttCGGTCAAAATGTTGGAGACATGTGACAAAAAAATGCTACAGTGATGAAGCTTGCCTTGAAACTTTAATCAAAGATGACATGCCCTGTTCTGCAAACACTGATTGCAAAGCAGCCTACATTAGCAATTGGGGCACAATGCTGCGTGTCAAGTGTACCTGCCAGAATTTACCTGCCACAGAGCACTCTTTGTGCAAGCTCTTCCAGCACATGCTTCACAGCAAATCCTGCTTCAGCGCATTAC GTCAAATTTCCATTAAGAAGAAAGGTTTTCATTGGGTAAATACAGAAATGCcaggagaaaagctttccagAGCACAGCTCCATTCTTCTTCAATTAATG GTGAAACAGTCTACATTATTGCCTATTCCTCCTGCATAGTTCTCATCTTAGGAACAGTCCTATTGACTCTCCTAAAGATCAG agccTGCAGAACAAAACATGAGTCAAGAAGTCCCTCGCCAGACCATTCTTCTGAAACATTTATGGTCCATTATAAAAGTCACATATGA